The Candidatus Hydrogenedentota bacterium genome includes a region encoding these proteins:
- the lpxK gene encoding tetraacyldisaccharide 4'-kinase, with the protein MGGLADTIRRGEPLPAPLAALLGAASLAQRAGIWWRLRGPRVRVNARVISFGNITAGGTGKTPAVIARAERELAAGHRVAVLTRGHGAERVREPLVREPGGAGPNDARMLGDEPALIARRLPGVWLVRARDRVAGARAAMERGCNVLLLDDGYQAVRLERDENILLIDAANPFGNGRILPRGILREPPEAMARATEIMLTRCDQAAGLDDLLQTVRRYCPATPLRMTRHAPQCLWHAASGIEHPAGYFSGEAVAALCAIGHPEAFFRTLESLGMRLDKRLAYPDHGVIPAGAVPSGIPVIVTEKDAVRMAAPPDNLYVLRVGLEDVSAE; encoded by the coding sequence ATGGGCGGGCTGGCCGATACAATCAGGCGGGGCGAACCCCTCCCCGCCCCCCTGGCCGCCCTGCTCGGGGCCGCATCCCTCGCCCAGCGGGCGGGCATCTGGTGGCGCCTGCGCGGCCCAAGGGTCCGCGTCAACGCGCGGGTAATCAGCTTCGGCAACATCACCGCCGGCGGCACCGGAAAAACACCCGCCGTCATCGCGCGCGCGGAGCGCGAGCTTGCCGCAGGACACCGGGTCGCCGTGCTGACACGGGGACACGGCGCGGAACGTGTGCGCGAACCGCTGGTCCGCGAACCCGGCGGGGCGGGGCCAAACGACGCCCGCATGCTGGGGGATGAACCCGCGCTCATCGCGCGCCGCCTCCCCGGCGTGTGGCTGGTGCGGGCGCGGGACCGCGTGGCGGGCGCGCGCGCGGCCATGGAACGGGGCTGCAATGTGCTCCTGCTGGACGACGGCTACCAGGCGGTGCGGCTCGAACGCGATGAAAACATCCTCCTGATTGACGCGGCAAACCCCTTCGGCAACGGGCGCATCCTCCCGCGCGGCATTCTCCGGGAACCCCCTGAGGCCATGGCCAGGGCTACGGAAATCATGCTGACACGGTGCGACCAGGCGGCGGGGCTGGACGACCTGCTCCAAACGGTCCGGAGGTATTGCCCGGCAACGCCCCTGCGGATGACCCGGCATGCGCCGCAGTGCCTTTGGCACGCCGCATCCGGAATTGAGCATCCTGCGGGCTATTTCTCAGGGGAGGCCGTGGCGGCGCTCTGCGCCATAGGCCATCCCGAGGCCTTTTTCCGCACCCTGGAAAGCCTCGGCATGCGCCTGGATAAGCGCCTGGCCTACCCGGACCACGGCGTCATCCCGGCCGGGGCAGTACCCTCCGGCATCCCCGTCATCGTCACGGAAAAAGACGCCGTGCGCATGGCGGCCCCGCCGGACAACCTCTACGTCCTCCGTGTTGGACTGGAGGATGTCTCCGCAGAATAA
- the dprA gene encoding DNA-protecting protein DprA translates to MTLALVQGIGGTRFIRLLARFGRPGRALQASEAELAEVVGPAAARNIRQYRDAVDVDAQERLMRLHGARLVTMDDPAYPPRLAEIYDPPLMLFVRGTLHETDQYAVAIVGTRRASNYGRGMAERLAGELAARGITVVSGMAEGIDSAAHAGALAAGGRTVAVLGCGVDQVFPAGNADLMRRIIAGGAVVSPFPMGMAAHKGNFPQRNRLISGMSLGTVVVEAPPESGSLITARHAAEQGREVFAVPGEAGRVNSRGPHALLREGARLVETVEDILVELRLPAAARQKPELRETPDTAVGERRAAPSEKGAPDAPLGPPLTAVEADILACLSPDGSFVDEIALVCRRSVSEALSALTMLELKGLVRQLSGKRFAPGRA, encoded by the coding sequence CTGACGCTGGCCCTGGTCCAGGGCATCGGCGGCACGCGCTTCATCCGGCTGCTGGCCCGCTTTGGACGACCGGGCCGCGCCCTGCAGGCCTCCGAGGCCGAACTGGCCGAGGTGGTCGGCCCCGCGGCGGCGCGGAACATCCGCCAGTACCGGGACGCGGTGGACGTGGACGCGCAGGAGCGGCTCATGCGCCTGCACGGCGCGCGGCTGGTCACCATGGACGACCCGGCCTACCCGCCGCGGCTCGCGGAAATCTATGACCCGCCCCTCATGCTTTTCGTGCGCGGAACCCTCCACGAGACCGACCAGTACGCCGTGGCCATTGTCGGCACCCGCCGCGCCTCGAACTACGGGCGCGGCATGGCGGAGCGCCTCGCCGGGGAGCTGGCCGCCCGGGGAATCACCGTCGTCAGCGGCATGGCCGAGGGCATTGACAGCGCCGCCCATGCGGGCGCACTGGCGGCGGGGGGGCGGACCGTCGCGGTGCTCGGCTGCGGCGTGGACCAGGTGTTCCCGGCGGGGAACGCGGACCTCATGCGGCGCATCATTGCGGGGGGTGCGGTGGTCTCCCCCTTCCCCATGGGCATGGCGGCGCACAAGGGCAACTTCCCCCAGCGGAACCGCCTCATCAGCGGCATGAGCCTGGGCACGGTCGTTGTCGAGGCGCCCCCCGAAAGCGGCTCGCTCATCACGGCGCGGCACGCCGCGGAGCAGGGCCGCGAGGTCTTCGCCGTGCCCGGCGAGGCGGGCCGCGTCAACAGCCGGGGACCGCACGCGCTCCTGCGCGAGGGTGCGCGGTTGGTCGAAACAGTCGAGGACATCCTGGTGGAGCTGCGCCTGCCCGCGGCCGCGCGTCAAAAACCGGAACTGCGGGAAACGCCAGACACCGCCGTCGGGGAGCGGCGCGCCGCGCCGTCAGAAAAGGGTGCCCCCGACGCGCCGCTGGGTCCGCCCCTGACCGCCGTCGAGGCGGACATCCTGGCCTGTCTGAGTCCCGACGGCTCGTTTGTGGATGAAATCGCCCTGGTGTGCCGCCGCTCCGTGTCCGAGGCGCTCAGCGCCCTGACAATGCTCGAACTCAAGGGACTGGTGCGGCAACTGAGCGGCAAACGGTTCGCGCCGGGGCGCGCATAG
- a CDS encoding phosphoribosylglycinamide formyltransferase, whose amino-acid sequence MPLRLAVLLSGSGSTLQNLIDHIGRGELAAEITCVLSSREGVYGLERARNAGLPALAVPRKEYPGTTAFNDALWREIRTHGADLVVLAGFMTLIEVPADFHNRIVNVHPALIPAFCGHKMYGHHVHEAVLAYGAKVSGATVHFVDGEYDHGPILMQRCVPVLDDDTPDTLAERVQAMEREIYPQAIQLIAQGRVSVEGRRVRVRPA is encoded by the coding sequence ATGCCGTTGCGTCTTGCCGTGCTGTTGTCGGGTAGCGGAAGCACGCTGCAGAACCTGATAGACCACATCGGACGCGGGGAACTGGCCGCGGAAATCACCTGCGTCCTCTCCTCGCGGGAGGGGGTCTACGGACTGGAGCGCGCGCGGAACGCGGGCCTGCCCGCCCTGGCGGTGCCCCGCAAAGAATATCCCGGCACCACCGCCTTCAATGACGCGCTTTGGCGCGAAATCCGGACGCACGGCGCGGACCTGGTGGTGCTGGCGGGGTTTATGACTCTCATCGAAGTGCCCGCCGACTTTCACAACCGCATCGTCAACGTGCATCCCGCCCTGATACCCGCCTTCTGCGGCCATAAAATGTACGGTCACCACGTCCATGAGGCCGTGCTGGCCTACGGCGCGAAGGTGAGCGGCGCCACGGTCCATTTCGTGGACGGCGAGTACGACCACGGCCCCATCCTCATGCAGCGCTGCGTGCCCGTCCTGGACGACGACACGCCGGACACGCTGGCGGAGCGGGTGCAGGCGATGGAGCGCGAGATTTACCCGCAGGCCATCCAGTTGATCGCCCAGGGCCGGGTGTCGGTCGAGGGCCGCCGCGTGCGGGTGAGACCCGCGTAA
- a CDS encoding glycoside hydrolase family 99-like domain-containing protein yields the protein MLTRHSRRLFFAAALAAHLIFPAVGARAETRQDRPIVGAIRWDAWHGPASSVGLAVEKTLAPKHWHHRLPFYGKVTGDNAVEVRGNTQAVMDREIEHARAAGLDYWAFVMYPEEDALSLGLKQYLSSEKRGLIKFCLNLQGGWEARGGAEAWPEKVARHVRLLQEPTYQTVLNGRPLVYLYSVDDLVGPGRFGDWAEARAAFDALREAVTSAGLPNPYLVAQGWSPKKLREQAEKLGFDAIGAYASTAGEKAAPYAALAAHTEKWWDAFKAAGMPVVPLASAGWDMRPRVETPVPWVKGGDIGQYYEAPTPEELAAHLRRALEWCRDNSAAAEARAVLIYAWNEFDEGGWLCPTLSEGTARVDALGRVLGKGADMELNSVP from the coding sequence ATGCTGACACGGCATAGTCGGAGACTGTTTTTCGCGGCCGCGCTGGCGGCCCACCTGATTTTCCCCGCAGTCGGGGCGCGCGCGGAAACCCGCCAGGACCGCCCGATTGTGGGGGCAATCCGCTGGGACGCCTGGCACGGGCCCGCCTCCAGCGTTGGGCTTGCCGTGGAGAAAACGCTGGCCCCAAAACACTGGCACCACCGGCTGCCCTTCTACGGAAAAGTCACCGGGGACAACGCGGTGGAGGTTCGCGGGAACACGCAGGCGGTGATGGACCGTGAGATTGAGCACGCCCGGGCGGCGGGGCTTGATTACTGGGCGTTTGTGATGTATCCGGAGGAGGACGCGCTGAGTCTGGGGCTCAAGCAGTACCTGTCCAGCGAAAAGCGCGGCCTGATCAAGTTCTGCCTGAATCTCCAGGGGGGCTGGGAGGCGCGTGGCGGGGCCGAAGCATGGCCGGAAAAAGTGGCGCGGCATGTCCGCCTGCTTCAGGAACCCACCTATCAGACTGTGCTAAATGGCAGACCGCTGGTGTATTTGTACAGTGTTGACGACCTGGTCGGTCCGGGACGTTTCGGGGACTGGGCCGAGGCTCGTGCCGCGTTTGACGCCCTGCGTGAAGCCGTCACGTCGGCGGGTCTGCCCAACCCCTACCTCGTGGCCCAGGGCTGGTCCCCGAAAAAACTCCGGGAGCAGGCGGAGAAACTGGGCTTTGACGCCATCGGCGCCTATGCGTCCACGGCGGGGGAAAAGGCCGCGCCATATGCGGCGCTGGCCGCGCACACGGAGAAATGGTGGGACGCCTTCAAGGCGGCGGGCATGCCCGTGGTGCCGTTGGCCAGCGCGGGGTGGGACATGCGGCCGCGGGTTGAGACGCCCGTCCCCTGGGTGAAGGGCGGCGATATCGGGCAGTACTATGAGGCGCCGACACCGGAGGAGCTGGCGGCGCATTTGAGGCGCGCGCTGGAGTGGTGCCGGGACAACAGTGCGGCGGCGGAGGCCCGGGCCGTTCTCATTTACGCCTGGAACGAGTTTGACGAGGGGGGCTGGCTCTGCCCGACCCTCAGCGAGGGCACGGCGCGGGTGGACGCTTTGGGGAGAGTGCTGGGAAAAGGGGCGGATATGGAATTGAATTCCGTGCCGTAA
- a CDS encoding Gfo/Idh/MocA family oxidoreductase, whose amino-acid sequence MSVSLSSRRQFLKRVAVSAAAAPVFPLVLTNSALGNAAQPGANSRVTMGIIGAGGRGQYVMQNFMSQPDVRMVAVCDSKRHQREAARDQVNQAYGNQDCAEYIDMMELLARTDIDALVIATGDNNHSLVSIMAARAGKDMYCEKPMSVTITESRAVSDTMKRLGRIYQCGTQRRSIGNFRLAADLALSGKLGRLVELHAEEASGFKNIHETVLPAEPEPPREEFDWNGWLGTALWRPYNSKYPQRGYWSDHLDFSGGSITEWGSHTVDLCQWANGTDDTGPVEFWQEGERFIGRYANGTKLVIRTGLRFGSCPVRYEGEEGWVETGDSGEIEIYPKSLARDQRFKGGYPVDNHVRTFLDCVKTRQEPNSPAETAHRSISVCHVANICKRLGRPVKWDPAAEAFVDDEEANRMRSRACREPWYL is encoded by the coding sequence ATGAGCGTGTCTTTAAGCAGTCGTCGTCAGTTTTTGAAGCGTGTGGCGGTGTCCGCCGCCGCGGCGCCGGTCTTCCCCCTCGTCCTGACCAACAGCGCCCTGGGCAACGCGGCGCAGCCGGGGGCGAACAGCCGGGTTACCATGGGCATCATCGGCGCGGGCGGCCGCGGCCAGTATGTGATGCAGAATTTCATGTCGCAGCCGGACGTGCGGATGGTGGCGGTGTGCGACTCCAAGCGGCACCAGCGCGAGGCGGCCCGTGACCAGGTGAACCAGGCCTACGGGAACCAGGACTGCGCCGAGTACATTGACATGATGGAACTGCTGGCCCGCACGGACATTGACGCGCTGGTCATCGCCACGGGCGACAACAACCACTCCCTGGTGTCCATCATGGCGGCGCGCGCGGGCAAGGACATGTACTGCGAGAAGCCGATGAGTGTGACCATCACGGAGTCCCGCGCCGTGTCCGACACCATGAAGCGCCTGGGCCGCATTTACCAGTGCGGCACGCAGCGGCGCAGCATCGGGAATTTCCGGCTGGCGGCGGACCTGGCCCTCAGCGGGAAACTGGGCCGGCTGGTCGAACTGCACGCCGAGGAGGCCAGCGGCTTCAAAAACATCCATGAGACGGTTCTCCCGGCGGAGCCGGAGCCGCCCCGCGAGGAGTTCGACTGGAATGGATGGCTGGGCACGGCGCTTTGGCGCCCGTACAACAGCAAGTACCCCCAGCGGGGCTACTGGAGCGACCACCTGGATTTCAGCGGCGGCTCCATCACCGAGTGGGGCAGCCACACGGTGGACCTCTGCCAGTGGGCGAACGGCACGGATGACACGGGGCCGGTCGAGTTCTGGCAGGAGGGCGAGCGGTTCATCGGCCGCTACGCGAACGGCACGAAGCTGGTGATCCGCACAGGGCTGCGTTTCGGGTCGTGCCCCGTCCGGTATGAGGGCGAGGAGGGCTGGGTGGAGACCGGCGACTCCGGTGAAATCGAGATTTACCCCAAGTCCCTCGCCCGCGACCAGCGCTTCAAGGGCGGGTACCCCGTGGACAACCATGTCCGCACCTTCCTCGACTGCGTGAAGACCCGGCAGGAGCCCAACTCGCCCGCCGAGACGGCGCACCGCTCCATCTCCGTGTGCCATGTCGCCAACATCTGCAAGCGCCTGGGCCGTCCCGTGAAATGGGACCCCGCTGCGGAGGCCTTCGTGGACGACGAGGAGGCGAACCGCATGCGCTCGCGGGCCTGCCGCGAACCGTGGTACCTGTAG
- a CDS encoding DNA adenine methylase, which yields MTGLGGAIPAKPFLKWAGGKGQLLGEIRARLPVELAGGGITRYIEPFVGGGAVLFDLIQANRFQDIFIFDLNRDLICVYRVVQRAVESLILRLQEITHEYHSLNPVEQDAFYYNARTEFNATRDSIRPKRIGDAEIDRASKFIFLNKTCYNGLYRVNSEGDFNVPFGFYVRPNICDEHNLRVASRVLQGVSIQTGDFAMCESFVTSDTFIYLDPPYRPLSDTANFNAYTGTNFDDASQQRLAALFQRFNDLGAKLMLSNSDPKNENPNDHFFEDAYAGFHISRVAATRRINSDAAKRGNIYELIITNYSQTV from the coding sequence TTGACGGGACTTGGCGGGGCCATCCCCGCCAAGCCCTTTTTGAAATGGGCCGGGGGCAAGGGGCAACTGCTCGGTGAAATCCGCGCACGGCTTCCCGTGGAACTCGCCGGGGGAGGCATCACCCGCTACATCGAGCCCTTTGTCGGCGGCGGCGCTGTGTTGTTTGACCTTATACAAGCAAATCGCTTCCAAGATATCTTTATCTTTGATCTCAATAGGGATTTAATATGCGTATACCGGGTTGTTCAGAGGGCTGTTGAATCACTTATCCTTCGCTTGCAGGAAATAACGCATGAGTATCACTCTCTCAATCCCGTTGAACAAGATGCGTTTTATTACAACGCGAGAACAGAATTTAATGCTACTCGAGATAGTATTCGCCCCAAACGCATTGGAGATGCAGAGATTGATCGGGCTTCAAAATTCATTTTTTTGAATAAGACATGCTATAATGGCCTTTATCGAGTAAATTCTGAAGGGGATTTTAATGTTCCCTTTGGTTTTTACGTCAGACCAAATATCTGTGATGAACACAACTTGCGTGTTGCATCCAGAGTTTTACAAGGTGTGTCAATACAGACCGGTGATTTTGCAATGTGCGAGTCGTTTGTTACTTCAGATACCTTTATTTATCTCGACCCCCCCTATCGTCCACTAAGTGACACTGCCAACTTTAACGCATATACAGGCACCAATTTTGATGATGCCTCTCAGCAACGTCTGGCCGCATTGTTCCAACGTTTTAATGACCTTGGTGCTAAACTTATGCTCAGCAATTCGGACCCAAAAAACGAAAATCCCAATGATCACTTCTTCGAAGATGCTTATGCTGGATTTCACATTTCCCGAGTTGCAGCAACCCGTCGGATTAACTCAGATGCGGCAAAACGCGGCAATATCTATGAGCTGATCATCACTAACTACAGCCAAACTGTGTGA
- a CDS encoding discoidin domain-containing protein, which translates to MRENVRFTGCLILAGCFLFTAAGVADFRAAVEEDWQLQWRMRNNGPQQPATVETDAAGGCDGLRDGKWGFHTESEKNPWWRVDLGKKARLDRVVLWNRCDAAPRNDNIMVQISTDGKKWRTVYTHAGPTFYGFTDNRPLVVPMGKQIARHVRVTLEGTHYLHLDEVEVFGAANPGKNLALGASAKQSSISAWSADHARRVTVSWRERVDAVLKRGNELLALRRSEGLDVSRLEAEFSLWAGKVAGLAESELPRAALQGRWLQRELLLMDPLLDFEEILFASRVPGSFNHMSDQHYGWWSRPGGGLQTLTGYKTDNPELRCISGAFTEPGSFMRPSLSFDGSKVLFAWCKHYPWLADHQDKFNKDNVPEDAFYHVFEMNLDGSGLRQLTRGKYDDFDARYLPDGRIVFLSTRRGQFVQAGMETAALTLDNDALPDCYVRCGGGPERPVAVYTLHTMNPDGSGMNAISPFEMFEWTPSVAHDGTILYSRWDYIDRDNMPYMSLWSIRPDGTNTRLVYKNYTHVPHCTFEPQCVPNSTKIVFTGSAHHAQTMGSLVLLDTAVGTEGHDPIKRITPEVVFPEIEGWPETFYTSPWPLSERLYLVGWGAVSTPGQGANRPHNDMGIYLYDADSGQLELLHRDPDLACEWPLPVTARTMPPRMPDTVPYDAPKEGRFLVTDVYQGLKDVAPGEVKALRVIAVPAKTHPTMNFPQMGLTNDDPGKCVLGTVPVESDGSAHFRVPSGVTLFFQALDENGAALQTMRGAVHVQPGQTMSCIGCHENRHMAPPSRLALAAGRAPSRMTPGPEGSWPFRFDRLVQPVLDRACVECHNPKAEDKVAAKFDLTPEKAWETLCNYGKPSLADNVRAAYRLGYSVPRTGPAVTSPVLALLDAPEGHYKTVLTGEERERLITWMDAYGQRLGAFSEEQEEMLVRLRAESHELLEERAAALAHAGEAVSGE; encoded by the coding sequence ATGCGCGAAAACGTCCGGTTCACGGGATGCCTGATACTGGCGGGGTGTTTTCTTTTCACCGCGGCGGGGGTTGCGGATTTCCGCGCCGCCGTGGAGGAGGACTGGCAGCTCCAGTGGCGGATGCGGAACAACGGTCCGCAGCAGCCCGCCACGGTGGAGACGGACGCGGCGGGGGGCTGCGACGGGCTCAGGGACGGCAAGTGGGGTTTCCACACGGAAAGCGAGAAGAACCCGTGGTGGCGGGTGGATTTGGGGAAAAAGGCCCGCCTGGACCGGGTGGTGCTCTGGAACCGTTGCGATGCGGCCCCGCGCAACGACAACATCATGGTCCAAATTTCCACGGACGGGAAGAAGTGGCGGACTGTATACACCCACGCGGGGCCGACTTTCTACGGGTTCACAGACAACAGGCCCCTGGTCGTTCCGATGGGGAAACAGATTGCCCGCCATGTCCGCGTGACCCTTGAGGGGACGCATTATCTGCATCTGGACGAGGTGGAGGTTTTCGGCGCGGCCAACCCCGGCAAGAACCTTGCCCTGGGCGCGTCCGCGAAACAGAGCAGCATTTCCGCATGGTCCGCAGACCATGCGCGCCGCGTCACAGTCTCCTGGCGGGAGCGGGTGGACGCGGTCCTCAAGCGCGGGAACGAGTTGCTGGCCCTGCGCCGGAGCGAGGGGCTGGACGTGTCCAGGCTGGAGGCGGAGTTTTCATTGTGGGCGGGAAAAGTCGCCGGCCTGGCCGAGTCGGAGTTGCCCAGGGCCGCGCTTCAGGGGCGGTGGCTTCAGCGGGAACTGCTGCTGATGGACCCGCTGCTGGATTTTGAAGAGATATTGTTCGCCTCGCGGGTGCCCGGCTCGTTCAACCACATGTCCGACCAGCATTACGGCTGGTGGTCGCGGCCCGGTGGCGGGCTTCAGACGCTCACGGGTTACAAGACGGACAACCCGGAATTGCGGTGCATTTCGGGGGCATTCACGGAGCCGGGCAGTTTCATGCGGCCCAGCCTCTCCTTCGACGGGAGCAAAGTCCTCTTCGCGTGGTGCAAGCATTACCCGTGGCTCGCGGACCATCAGGACAAGTTCAACAAGGACAACGTGCCGGAGGACGCCTTTTACCACGTCTTCGAGATGAACCTGGACGGTTCGGGCCTGCGGCAGTTGACCCGGGGCAAGTACGACGACTTTGACGCGCGGTACCTCCCGGACGGGCGCATCGTGTTTCTCTCGACGCGGCGGGGGCAGTTTGTCCAGGCGGGCATGGAAACGGCGGCGCTTACCCTGGACAACGATGCCCTGCCGGACTGCTATGTGCGCTGCGGGGGCGGTCCGGAGCGGCCCGTGGCGGTGTACACCCTGCACACCATGAACCCGGACGGTTCGGGGATGAACGCCATCTCCCCCTTCGAGATGTTTGAGTGGACCCCGAGCGTGGCCCACGACGGCACCATCCTCTACTCGCGGTGGGACTATATTGACCGGGACAACATGCCGTACATGAGCCTGTGGTCCATCCGGCCGGACGGGACGAACACGCGCCTGGTCTATAAGAACTACACCCACGTCCCGCACTGCACCTTCGAGCCGCAGTGCGTGCCGAACTCGACCAAGATAGTCTTCACGGGATCCGCGCACCACGCGCAGACCATGGGCAGCCTGGTGCTGCTGGACACGGCGGTGGGCACCGAGGGGCACGACCCGATCAAGCGCATCACGCCGGAGGTGGTCTTCCCGGAAATCGAAGGGTGGCCGGAGACCTTCTACACCAGCCCGTGGCCCCTTTCCGAACGGCTGTACCTGGTGGGATGGGGCGCGGTGTCCACGCCCGGCCAGGGCGCCAACCGCCCGCACAATGACATGGGCATCTACCTGTACGACGCGGACAGCGGGCAGTTGGAACTGCTTCACCGCGACCCGGACCTGGCCTGCGAGTGGCCCCTGCCCGTGACAGCCCGGACCATGCCGCCGCGCATGCCCGACACGGTGCCGTATGACGCCCCAAAGGAGGGGCGCTTTCTGGTGACGGACGTGTACCAGGGCCTGAAGGATGTTGCGCCGGGCGAGGTGAAGGCGCTGCGCGTGATTGCCGTTCCGGCGAAGACGCACCCGACGATGAATTTCCCCCAGATGGGCCTCACCAACGACGACCCGGGCAAGTGCGTGCTGGGCACGGTGCCCGTCGAGTCCGACGGCTCGGCCCATTTCCGGGTGCCCTCGGGGGTCACCCTCTTCTTCCAGGCGCTGGATGAAAACGGCGCGGCGTTGCAGACCATGCGCGGCGCGGTCCATGTGCAGCCCGGCCAGACGATGAGCTGCATCGGCTGCCACGAGAACCGGCACATGGCGCCGCCGTCGCGGCTGGCGCTCGCGGCGGGCCGCGCGCCCTCGCGCATGACCCCCGGCCCGGAGGGGTCGTGGCCGTTCCGCTTCGACCGGCTGGTGCAGCCCGTGCTGGACCGCGCCTGTGTGGAATGTCACAATCCGAAGGCGGAGGACAAGGTGGCGGCCAAGTTTGACCTGACCCCGGAGAAGGCGTGGGAGACGCTGTGCAATTACGGCAAGCCCAGCCTCGCCGACAATGTGCGCGCGGCGTACCGCCTCGGCTATTCCGTGCCCCGGACGGGTCCGGCGGTGACCAGCCCGGTGCTCGCCCTGCTGGACGCGCCGGAGGGGCATTACAAGACCGTGCTGACCGGGGAGGAGCGCGAGCGGCTCATCACCTGGATGGACGCCTACGGCCAGCGGCTGGGCGCGTTTTCGGAGGAGCAGGAGGAGATGCTGGTGCGGCTGCGGGCGGAGAGCCATGAACTGCTGGAGGAGCGGGCGGCGGCGCTGGCCCATGCCGGTGAAGCGGTTTCGGGCGAATAA